The nucleotide window GGTCTTCCGAGACGAACGGCGGCAGATCCCTGAGGTTGGAAACTTGAGAGCCGAGCAGAACGGGAATGCCTGCTCCGGAAGCGATGGTCGCAAGCTCGGCGAGGTTATCCCTGTATGTTGACATTCCCGCGTTGTAAAGCGTGCTGCCATAAGGGATGTATTGGCCTCGAGCAAGCTTTTCCATCATCGTGCTTCCGGTGGTAGATGCAGGCTCCCCTGTGAAGACCTGCATCACAAATCCGGCAACATCCTGAAGAAGCTGGAACGTACGAAAGTGGATGAGCCTCAAGTAGAGCTTCGTGAGCCACCGTGATCTCGCAATCGATTGATGTGAGGCAACGCCGAGCGCGCCGTAGAACTCATTGTGACCGTCGTACACGATAAACAGATCCGGTTCGTAGCGGACGATCTCACGCGCCATGTCGTTGACGGTGAAGCTGTTGGTTGCCGTCATTCCCACATTCACAATCTCGATCTCCCGCTCCGGAAAAATTGTCCGCAACCTGTCACGAAGGAATGAGGAGAAGGAACCGTTGTACCAATATGGATAACCGACCGTTGTTGATCCTCCCAAACAAAAAATCCTGTACGTTGCCGCCGGTTTTGGAACTTCAAAATAATCGGGTGACGTTGTCGGGTTGAACGGCATGCTGGGGAAGTAGCGGTTCTTCACTTCCGCGTTCATTACATGATATGTCCGGCCCGCAAGTGTTTCTGTTGTGAACAGCGAAAGATCGGGACCGTATTGTGCGAGCCTGAGGGCAAGTTCCGCCACTATGAAGAACGAGATTGGGACGAGCGAGACGATAACGAAAAACGCGCGTCGTTTTCGTGTAGAAAGGTGTTGACTATTCCCGTTGGTTTTCTTTCTCTTCATTCGTAAATGGGGTTCGGATTGCTGATTGATTGCAAATTAAAGTAACGATTGTCGAATGCTAAATCCACCCAAAACAAATCAAAATCGGTGTTTTAAAGATGATTTGTGCGGAATCTGCTTGTATTCAGCCCTTGAATATCTTATCTTGTGGAAGCGCTTCCAATTGCTCGGCGTATCGCTGACGAGAACCCGATGTTGTATAAATTCATATGGGCATCTGCATGTTTGATATTCATAGTGTGTGAATTCATGACCCAAACATCGCAAGCCCAAACGTTGAATGCGGATGACCCGTCATCATTCGTCCCGGCATGGGTGAAGGATGCAATCTTCTACCAAATCTTTCCGGAACGGTTCGCCAACGGTAACAAAACAATCGATCCGCCAAACGTTGAGCCGTGGGGCGGAGTACCCAAAACGAAAAACTACTTCGGCGGCGACTTGCAGGGTATAGTCAACCGGCTTGATTACGTCTCCGATCTCGGCGTCAACTGTCTCTATCTCACTCCCATCTTCTGGTCGAACAGCAATCACAAGTATCACGCAAAGGATTATCTCACGATTGATCCCCACTTCGGGGACGAGAGGGTCTTCAAGATTCTTGTCGATGAGTGTCATGCCCGCGGAATACGCATTATTCTCGACGGCGTGTTCAATCACACGGGCGTTGACTTCTTTGCGTTCGAAGACATCAAGAAGAACGGGAAGAAGTCACAATATGTACATTGGTACAACATCTACAGCTTTCCTGTCGGGCCGCCGTCGAAGCCCAACTACGAATGCTGGTGGAATTGGGGCGACCTTCCGAAACTCATGACGCACAATCCAGACGTTCGTGACTATCTCTTCAAGGCGACTGAACATTGGATGAGCTTCGGCATCGACGGGTGGAGGCTGGACGTCCCGAACGAAATTCCTCATCCCTTCTGGATCGAATGGAGGAAGCTCGTCAAGAAGCTGAATCCGGACGCGTATATTGTCGGCGAGATATGGGATGACGCGTCGCCGTGGCTTCAGGGAGATCAGTTCGATGCGGTAATGAACTACAGATTTCGCCGGGCCTGCCTTGATTTCTTCATCGATCGGAAATCAAGTCCTTCAGAATTTGATGCAGCGCTCGCAAAAGTCAGAAATGACTATTCAGAAGAAATCAGTTCTGTGATGCAGAATCTGTTGGGAAGTCACGACACTGAGCGCTTTCTGACTCTTTGCAAGAATGACAAAGAAACGGTGAAACTTGCGTGGCTGTTCCAGATGACGTATGTCGGCGCGCCGATGGTGTATTACGGCGACGAGATTGGAATGACCGGCGGCAAGGATCCCGGTTCGCGAGGCACAATGATTTGGGATGAAGCAAAACAGGACGCCGAATTGCTTGCGACATTGAAAGGCCTCATCGCCCTCCGGAATGAACATCCCGTGTTCCGGCACGGGACATACGAGCCGTTTCTTGCTGATGACAAGAACAAACTGTACGGGTTCAGAAGGATTCATCCCGACAGGAGAACGACTGCCGTTGTTGTTCTGAACGCTGGAGAATCAACTCAAGCAATTGATATTCGGGAAGCGGGTTGGTTTCGAACATCGGATTGGCATCAACGCTGGCCCATTGATGCCGGTAACAAGCCTGCGTCTTCGAGGGGGAGCCATCTCTTGGCGAAGAAATCAGGGCTCATTCTCATCGGGTCTGTATCCGGATGAGCAAGAATATTGTAGCAACGATCTAATGAAGGAGGGAACGAATATGAAACTGAGACTACTCTGGGTTGCAATGGCTGCCGCTGTTGCACTGTCGGCGAATGCTCAAGACAGCGTGGACGTGACGTTCCGGTACAACATTACCGGTTTCCCCGGCGGCATATCGGTTCCCGGGCAGTTCAACGGCTGGAACAATACCGCCTGGCCGATGTCGTATCAAGGCGGCACATTGTGGACGCGCAATGCCCGTCTTGCGGTCGGAGGGAATCCCGGCGGACCTATTGTTGGCGCATACCAGTACAAGTTCTACTACAACGGCGCTTCGCCTTGGCCTAATGATCCGCTCAACCATCACTTCAATCCGTCCGATAATGACAATTCGTTTATTATTGTCAAAGACCCGACGATTTATCATCTTCTCCCCAATCAACGGACGAGTACTGTCAGCACAGCCCGTCCAACTATCTCGGCGTTCATTTTCCCGAAAGTGGGATCAACCTTCGATACAACCCAGTTGTCGTTGATAATTGATGGGAATACTATTTCGGGAATCGGAAGCTCATACGATTTTGCATCGAAGCAGATGAACTACACCCTCACAACCGATCTCGCTAACGGCGGACACACGGTTATCCTGCAGGCCGGCGCGACGCGGGATACCGTGAACTTCGTGGTACAAGTCGGCGGGCCGATTCAGGCGCAAATCCCGCCTTACGCGAAGCATGGCGTAACGCTTCCGTCACCAGCGTCGAATGATTCGACTACGTTTCGCTTGAGGGTCGGAGCGACGAACTTTGTGGCGGTTCGGGTTGCTCCGCTCGGACAGCCTGTCGCCGGCGCTCCCCCCGTCATCATGCGAAAGAATTTTACATCGGATGATTGGTGGATCAACATCTCACTTCCTCCGGGTACGTACGAATATCAATTCCAAACCGGAAGCGGAAATCCGTTCAACGACCCGTGGGGGCGATTCAACGGTACGTACGGAACGCGATTCACCATCGGGCCGGAGGGCCTGACCGCGGATGACTACGTTTGGCAATCCACCAGCTATCAGCGTCCACCGCTCAACAAACTCGTCATCTATGAAATGAATGTGGCGGAATTTGTCGGAGGCTATCTTGGTTTGCCTTCGGGACAAATCGGGACATTCACACAACTTGCCAACATGATGGGCTATTTCGATTCTCTCGGAATCAATGCAATCGAACTCATGCCGGTCAATGATTATGCATTGATAGGGCGATCAGGATTTTCGTGGGGATACGATCTGAGCCATCATTTTGCACTTGAACCGGCATACGGCACGCCGCGTGACTTCAAGGTGCTGGTCGATTCGGCGCATGCCCGCGGCATCGCAATCATTGTGGATGTGGTGTTCAATCATCTGAACGATCCCGGTCCCTTGTGGGCAATGCAACCCGATGTCACAACCAATCCGTACTTCAAGCTCTGCGCCGATCTCCGCTACAATGAAGATCAACTGTGCTTCTTCCGCGACATGGATCACTGGACGAACCAGACGCAGGAGTATGTGTACGAAGTGTTGAAGATGTGGATTGATGAATATCGCGTTGACGGCTTCCGGTATGATTTTACGCAAGGGATCGGCTGGAACATCAACGAACCCACGAGGGGAATCCTCGGATGGGCGAACAGAATTGCGCAGGAGTATCAGGGACAAATCTACCAGATTGCCGAACATCTTCCTGAAAGTCCCGCACTCGTTTTCCACAGCGGAATGACCGGCGGGTGGCATGACAGCTTCCGTGATGAAATCTTTGACGAAGCGCGCTTCCGCAATCGCTCGCTTGTCAATTTTGAAAACCTCGTTATCGATCTCGGAGCCTATCCCGGCAACGATATTCCCGCAACACCCTCATCGTACGCCAATCGCACCGAGCCCGTCAATGCAACGGTGACCCACGATGAGCAATCGCTGATCTTTGAAATGACAACGTTCCAAAGTGTGCCGCTTGCCGAAGCATTGTTGCGCGACAAGTTGTACGGCACATTCATTTTTGCATCACTCGGGATTCCCATGCTGTGGCAGGGAATGGAGCACAGCGAGCCCCGGGGGTGGCAGACTGACAATCAGAAACTCTTGTATCGTCCGGTACAATTCGGCTTCCGCGGAACGCAGCGCGGACAGGAACATTACGCGTGGTATTCAACCTTGATCCGCCAGAGAAAATACAATCCGGCGTTGTATCAAGGGGCGTTGATCCGTTTGTTCCGTTACACGGCCCAGAAAACACTTGTGTGGGGATTCCAGGACGTCAGCTCGAACGCCCGGTTCGTCGCCGTGGCGAATCTGAGTGGAGCCCAGCAGACTGTTACGAACGTGCCGTGGTTAGGTTCGGGGACGTTCTACGACATTCTGGATCAATCCACGCTTGAAGTCAGCGGGTCGAACGTCGCGAGCATGACTTTGCCCGCGTACACGGCCCGTTGCTATACGAATCTGCCTGACAGTGTCCTGCTCGAAGTCAAGCCGGTTGACCATACTCTCCCGGCAGAATATGCCCTCGGACAGAACTATCCAAATCCATTCAATCCTTCAACGACAATAAATTTCAGAATCAAGGAAAGCGGATACACAACGCTCACGGTGTACGATGTACTCGGTCGGGAAGTGGAGAAACTCGTGAGCAATGATCTTCAGGCGGGGAGTTACTCCGTCGAGTTCATTCCTCGCAACCTTTCCAGCGGTGTGTACCTGTATCGACTGACCTCGGGATCGTATGTTGAAACTAAGAAGCTCATGCTGACTAAGTAATGAGAATCACCGCAGTCATACTCTCAAGTTTGCTGTTTGTTGCGGCTCCGTTTGCACAGCCGAAAGCCACAACAGACGGCGTACATTTCGAACTGCCCGACGAAGGATACTCGTCGGTTTCTCTCGTGGGAGATTTCAACGGCTGGTCGAAGGACGAGAATCCGATGACCAAAGACGGACGTAATCGATGGCTTGTGACGAGAAGAATGCAGCCGGGAATCTACCAGTATTTGTTCTACGTGAACAAAGACCGGCACATACCCGATCCGGGAAATCCCGTTCTCGTTGATAACTACAACAACTCAGGAAAGAACTCGGTATTTGTTCTGACCGAAGAGAATACGATCGAACTTACATCGAAGCCTCCTGTACCTAAATCCAATCCAGCTGATTTGTATCCAAAAGATCCGGGTCGCAAACCGGTTTATCTCAACATCATCTGGCATCAGCATCAGCCCCTGTATCTCAATCCCTCAACCGATCAGCTTGAAGGGCCGTGGGTTCGTACGCACGCTACGAAGGATTACTATGATATGACGGCGATGCTGAAAGAATATCCCGACATTCATTGCACGGTGAACCTCACCTCGTCGCTGCTGTTTCAGTTGCAGGAGTATTACGTGAACAGGCTGAAGCCGTTTGTCGATGTCCGAAGAAATACGATGAACGTGAGCGGCTTCCTCAAGAAGTGGAAAGGGAAGACGGATCCGTGGATTGATCTCATGTTGATTCCCACATCCCGGTTCGGGAAAAAAGAGATTGATGTTCTGGTTCACAATACCTGGAATGCTTTCGGCATCAGCGAAGTGCAGATCGAGCGGTTTCCGGAGTACAACGCGCTGAAAGCGAAGATGGCAAACACGATGCGTCCCGGCTCGAATCCGTTCAGCGAGCAGGAGATGCGGGAGATCAAGTTCTTCTTCTATCTTGCGCATTTCGATCCCGATTTTCTGAACGGCGCCGTTAAACTGCCGGATGGTTCTGTTTGCGATGTGAGCGGATATGTGGAGTTCCGCAAGGACGAGCAGAAATACTACCTCAGGAAAAAAATCACTGAAGGCGATTGTCAACGCATTGTTGTTGAGACATACAAAGTAATGGCGAACGTCATTCCTGTTCACAAACAACTCATGTACAATCCTCAACATCGAACGGGTCAGATCGACGTTATCACAACGCCGTTCTATCATCCGATACTGCCTCTGATTTACGACTCCGATCTTGCCCGTATCTGCCAGCCTGACGATGCGCTGCCGACGAGGTTCTCCTATCCTCAAGATGCGCACGCACAGGTAGTCAAGGCCGTGAAGTTCTACAAGGAAACGTTCAGCATTGCACCAACAGGAATGTGGCCTGCCGAGGGGTCAGTTGCTCAGGAAGTGTTGCCGATACTCCGCAACAACGGAATTCTGTGGGCGGCAACGGATGTGAAGGTGTTGCAACGCTCCGATCCTCCCGATCAACCGAACACAACGCCGTACCGCTTTGATGCGGGTGTTGATGCGTCAGGCAAGAAGCAATCGATGGCGATTGTATTCCGGGATACGGACCTTTCGGATCGAATTGGATTCAAGTATCAGAATTACAGGGGTGAAGAGGCGGCGGAAGATTTCGTCCGATCGGTGTTGAGCTTTGCACCGAAGAATGGCGAGCCGGACGTTTTGATTACCGTGATTCTCGACGGCGAGAATGCGTGGGAATGGTACAGGAAAGATATTGACGGGAAGGAATTCCTGAATGCCTTCTACCGTAAACTAAGTAAGTTGTACGAAACGAAGCAGGTTATTACAGTGGCAATGTCGGAGTATCTCAACGGAAATCCGGGGCGGGGAGTTGCGGCGCATCCGCTTGAAGAACTTCCGGCAATGACAAAACTCTGGCCCGGCTCGTGGATCAACGCAAATTACGACACATGGATCGGAGAGAAAGAAGAGAATACTGCGTGGGAATATCTCTTGCAAGCCCGTCGTGATCTCGAAAACAGCGGATTGAAACAGCCTGATCCGTCGTTACCACCTCCGAAGAAGAACACGAGGGCATGGTACGCCTACATGGCATACGAGGCAATGTACGCCGCCGAGGGTTCGGATTGGTTCTGGTGGTACGGCGATGACCAGTCGGCGCCTGCGGGCGACAAACCTTTTGATGATGCATTCAGAATTCACCTGAACAACGTCTATAAGTTCGCACAACTGGCGGGGGCCAAAATCACGTCACCGGGCTTCGAGCCGATTATCGTTGCAGAACGAGCCGGCGGACAAGGCGTGATGGCGCAAAGCAAGGTCGAACGGCAGCGGGTGTTGTTCACCGTCAACGCTTCGGGCGTTAGTGTTCCGAATGCGATTTACATCGTCGGCAACCTGAAAGAACTGGGCGAATGGACTCCGAATCTTGTCCGCATGCACGACGATGGTACACACGGCGACGCGACAGCAGGTGACGGTATCTGGTCGCTCGAGATTGAAATTCCTGTCGGGGTTCAGGTTCAGTACAAATTCACCAACAGCGGGAAGAAGGGCGAGTGGATTCCAAGCGAGGAGTTTCCTTCCACACATCGAACGCTGCGGGTGAATTCGCAGTCTAATACCATCACCATCATTCAAGACACTTTCGGAAGACAATAGTCTATGGGGAAGTCTTACTCCGGGGCGCATGCCTTGGATCTGTTGGAAGAGGCTCTGCTAAAAAAGAAGAAAGAGAGTGAGAAGAAGAAGTTCAAGTATGCAATTCCTTCGCTCTGGATTTCCGATGAAGGGACTCCCAAGCGTGTTGCGGTAAACCCGTTTGAGTTCTATCTCGATACGGTACGTAAGGCGAGGAAAGCGAAGCAACCGGCGAGACCGAAGTCAACAGGAGGCGAGTGGAGCAAAGACGCCATAATCTACAACATGTTTGTGCGAACGACGGCTGCTTTTGACCATGACGGAAACGGCAAGCTCGATCTCCCGGTGAACAGTCAAGGGTTCAGGGATACCGGCACGTTCCTCAAAGCTCTCGCGATGCTGCCCTATATCAAACGGCTGGGCGCCAATACGATTCATCTTCTTCCCATCACATCCATCGGGCACGACGGCAACAAAGGAACACTCGGCTCGCCCTATGCAATCCGTAATCCATACGAACTTGATGAGAACCAGGCCGAGCCGTCTCTGGGGCTTGACGCAAAGACGGAGTTCAAGGCCTTTGTCGAGGCGGCACATCATATGGGCTTCCGTGTAGTGGTCGAGTTCGTATTCCGAACTGCGGCAAAGGATGCCGATTGGGTGAAAGAGCATCCCGAGTGGATGTATTGGATAAAG belongs to Bacteroidota bacterium and includes:
- a CDS encoding glycoside hydrolase family 13 protein, translated to MTQTSQAQTLNADDPSSFVPAWVKDAIFYQIFPERFANGNKTIDPPNVEPWGGVPKTKNYFGGDLQGIVNRLDYVSDLGVNCLYLTPIFWSNSNHKYHAKDYLTIDPHFGDERVFKILVDECHARGIRIILDGVFNHTGVDFFAFEDIKKNGKKSQYVHWYNIYSFPVGPPSKPNYECWWNWGDLPKLMTHNPDVRDYLFKATEHWMSFGIDGWRLDVPNEIPHPFWIEWRKLVKKLNPDAYIVGEIWDDASPWLQGDQFDAVMNYRFRRACLDFFIDRKSSPSEFDAALAKVRNDYSEEISSVMQNLLGSHDTERFLTLCKNDKETVKLAWLFQMTYVGAPMVYYGDEIGMTGGKDPGSRGTMIWDEAKQDAELLATLKGLIALRNEHPVFRHGTYEPFLADDKNKLYGFRRIHPDRRTTAVVVLNAGESTQAIDIREAGWFRTSDWHQRWPIDAGNKPASSRGSHLLAKKSGLILIGSVSG
- a CDS encoding T9SS type A sorting domain-containing protein: MKLRLLWVAMAAAVALSANAQDSVDVTFRYNITGFPGGISVPGQFNGWNNTAWPMSYQGGTLWTRNARLAVGGNPGGPIVGAYQYKFYYNGASPWPNDPLNHHFNPSDNDNSFIIVKDPTIYHLLPNQRTSTVSTARPTISAFIFPKVGSTFDTTQLSLIIDGNTISGIGSSYDFASKQMNYTLTTDLANGGHTVILQAGATRDTVNFVVQVGGPIQAQIPPYAKHGVTLPSPASNDSTTFRLRVGATNFVAVRVAPLGQPVAGAPPVIMRKNFTSDDWWINISLPPGTYEYQFQTGSGNPFNDPWGRFNGTYGTRFTIGPEGLTADDYVWQSTSYQRPPLNKLVIYEMNVAEFVGGYLGLPSGQIGTFTQLANMMGYFDSLGINAIELMPVNDYALIGRSGFSWGYDLSHHFALEPAYGTPRDFKVLVDSAHARGIAIIVDVVFNHLNDPGPLWAMQPDVTTNPYFKLCADLRYNEDQLCFFRDMDHWTNQTQEYVYEVLKMWIDEYRVDGFRYDFTQGIGWNINEPTRGILGWANRIAQEYQGQIYQIAEHLPESPALVFHSGMTGGWHDSFRDEIFDEARFRNRSLVNFENLVIDLGAYPGNDIPATPSSYANRTEPVNATVTHDEQSLIFEMTTFQSVPLAEALLRDKLYGTFIFASLGIPMLWQGMEHSEPRGWQTDNQKLLYRPVQFGFRGTQRGQEHYAWYSTLIRQRKYNPALYQGALIRLFRYTAQKTLVWGFQDVSSNARFVAVANLSGAQQTVTNVPWLGSGTFYDILDQSTLEVSGSNVASMTLPAYTARCYTNLPDSVLLEVKPVDHTLPAEYALGQNYPNPFNPSTTINFRIKESGYTTLTVYDVLGREVEKLVSNDLQAGSYSVEFIPRNLSSGVYLYRLTSGSYVETKKLMLTK